In Amycolatopsis methanolica 239, a single genomic region encodes these proteins:
- a CDS encoding KAP family P-loop NTPase fold protein, with protein MSDGHRNLFSDDPIEGTDAAPDRLSRTEFASHLVKLLQLVRKQSDSSVAALIGPWGAGKSSVLNLATRILATADNGWTPVDFNPWNYSDSESMIAGFFSEIRNALPSGDKWNTTREKIGNFGRSISPLGKIAAVVGFDASTVVDKVSEWVAGDNSSSKTRERASDALREYAKPILVILDDLDRLTPSELLLVFKLVRNVGRLPNLYYILSYDEQSLLDLLKRTEVVRGNEERARRYLEKMVQVRIDLPPLRERQSEELINLAFDQVLNNNNIELSKAQFSRINAAYGLLLQSDLSTPRAITRFFAQLDAFSELVHGEVDYVDFLLLSYVRTAYPSLYRLLSENKDELAAVPRSSQVEKHEDRYDRWATRLRQCGVSKDQIEPFMRFLGMLFLPIRAACERVEYSSAWLTDIGRQRGVGHPDYFDRYFAFGVPAEDISDRQVVSALSQISLGIEKSTAIESMRVKLLADCHPVLRKIQNQIARGGVDPVPVLRFLQDLYFDVQESARMHLFSSPRRAMEHVAFDLLREVGVGSMEGTVLELSASDPGICLISNAYVHYVRRGSEPGKEGSEERGNYERWKLAYAQGVLTAIKDKLSSLKNTPIGDISTEIRELFWVWNFIEPETVKLWLQLQFDEDRWKLLDFICSYVPVHEDPNEECEYLGDISAGLIDQLIGLDYVFSKLDVALEEVDPFIKDPWTRVPVESLEHYVLGSLRAMRDEREASS; from the coding sequence ATGAGCGACGGTCATCGCAATCTTTTCAGTGACGATCCGATCGAGGGGACAGACGCTGCACCCGACCGGTTGAGCAGAACTGAATTTGCCTCACATTTAGTCAAGCTGCTTCAGCTCGTCAGGAAGCAAAGCGATTCGAGCGTTGCCGCACTGATAGGGCCGTGGGGAGCAGGCAAGTCTAGCGTACTAAATTTGGCGACTCGCATTCTTGCTACTGCAGACAACGGCTGGACGCCCGTCGATTTCAATCCGTGGAATTACAGCGACTCTGAGTCGATGATAGCTGGCTTTTTCTCAGAAATACGAAATGCACTTCCTTCTGGAGACAAATGGAATACCACAAGAGAGAAGATAGGAAATTTCGGCCGCTCGATCAGCCCCTTAGGAAAGATTGCGGCTGTGGTGGGCTTCGATGCCAGTACTGTCGTAGATAAGGTCTCTGAATGGGTTGCCGGAGACAATAGTTCATCGAAGACGAGAGAGCGAGCATCTGACGCTCTCCGGGAGTACGCCAAGCCAATCCTCGTAATTCTCGATGACCTTGACAGATTGACGCCTAGTGAGCTTCTTCTAGTGTTCAAGTTGGTTCGCAATGTCGGGCGCTTGCCGAATCTATATTATATACTTTCGTATGACGAGCAGTCGTTACTAGATCTACTCAAGCGCACGGAGGTAGTGCGCGGTAACGAGGAGCGAGCGCGGCGATACCTTGAGAAGATGGTGCAGGTGCGCATTGATCTACCTCCACTACGTGAACGACAATCGGAGGAATTGATCAACCTGGCATTCGACCAAGTGCTAAACAACAACAATATCGAGTTATCTAAAGCGCAGTTTTCTCGGATCAATGCCGCTTATGGTCTACTTCTGCAATCTGATCTCAGCACACCGCGGGCAATTACGCGCTTTTTTGCGCAGCTGGATGCCTTTTCGGAACTCGTTCACGGTGAGGTAGATTACGTAGACTTCCTTTTGCTCTCGTATGTCCGGACAGCTTACCCTAGTCTTTATCGACTGCTATCGGAGAACAAAGACGAACTTGCCGCTGTGCCTAGGTCTTCTCAGGTTGAAAAACATGAAGACCGATACGACCGTTGGGCAACTCGCTTACGTCAATGTGGGGTTAGCAAGGACCAAATCGAACCCTTCATGCGGTTTCTAGGTATGCTATTTCTTCCTATTAGGGCTGCTTGCGAGCGGGTAGAGTACAGCTCCGCTTGGCTGACCGACATCGGCCGACAGAGAGGGGTTGGGCACCCCGACTACTTTGATCGATATTTTGCATTTGGAGTGCCCGCTGAAGATATAAGTGACCGCCAAGTCGTGAGCGCACTGTCTCAAATTTCCTTAGGCATCGAAAAGTCCACCGCCATAGAATCTATGAGGGTGAAGTTGCTGGCGGACTGTCATCCGGTGCTTCGGAAGATTCAGAATCAAATAGCGCGTGGCGGCGTCGATCCAGTTCCTGTCCTGCGTTTCTTGCAAGACCTTTACTTTGACGTGCAGGAGTCTGCCCGAATGCATCTATTCTCGAGCCCACGCAGGGCGATGGAGCACGTGGCATTTGATCTTTTGCGCGAGGTTGGTGTCGGCTCAATGGAGGGAACTGTTCTTGAATTGTCGGCGTCAGATCCGGGTATCTGCTTGATCTCGAACGCCTATGTCCACTATGTGCGCCGCGGGAGTGAGCCCGGCAAGGAGGGCTCCGAAGAGCGTGGGAATTATGAAAGATGGAAGCTTGCTTACGCTCAGGGTGTACTAACAGCGATTAAGGACAAGCTTTCGAGCCTTAAGAACACTCCTATTGGAGACATTTCAACTGAAATTCGAGAGTTATTCTGGGTTTGGAATTTTATCGAGCCAGAAACGGTCAAGCTTTGGTTGCAGCTGCAATTCGACGAGGATAGATGGAAACTTCTAGATTTTATTTGCTCGTATGTTCCTGTTCACGAAGACCCTAACGAGGAGTGCGAGTATCTCGGCGATATTAGTGCCGGTCTTATCGATCAATTGATAGGGCTCGACTATGTCTTCTCTAAACTAGACGTCGCACTTGAAGAAGTTGACCCCTTCATCAAGGACCCGTGGACCCGTGTCCCCGTTGAAAGCCTTGAGCACTACGTTCTTGGTTCACTCCGCGCGATGAGAGACGAACGGGAAGCGTCTAGCTGA